In one window of Erwinia tasmaniensis Et1/99 DNA:
- the degQ gene encoding serine endoprotease DegQ, with amino-acid sequence MKKKSYLLSALALSLSLQLNVTANASAPLPTQVQGQQLPSLAPMLEKVLPAVVSVHVEGTPGPSQQQEIPAPLKRYFDQKGQGDTPGNGRSPVFEGLASGVIIDAAKGYVLTNNHVVKGADKISVQLSDGREFSARLVGRDEQTDIALIQLNGANNLAQVTIADSDQLKVGDFTVAIGNPFGLGQTATSGIVSALGRSGLNLEGLENFIQTDAAINRGNSGGALVDLKGRLIGLNTAILASSGGNIGIGFAIPSNMAMSLAQQLIQFGEIKRGQLGIKGTAMTADMAKAFNIDVRQGAFVNEVLPQSAAAKAGIKAGDIITTVDDKQITNFAELRVKIGITPPGQEVKVGLVREGKPLTLSVKLDNSIQTSVNIELATPALQGVILSDGAAKNGAKGVVVDNVEKNAAAAQVGLQKGDVITGINRAPVKNLVELRKILATKPLLLVLNVMRGDENIYLLLQ; translated from the coding sequence ATGAAGAAAAAATCATATCTGTTAAGCGCATTAGCATTAAGTCTCAGTCTGCAGCTCAACGTGACGGCTAACGCCAGCGCACCGCTTCCCACGCAGGTTCAGGGGCAACAGTTGCCCAGCCTGGCACCGATGTTGGAAAAAGTGTTACCTGCCGTGGTTAGCGTGCATGTCGAGGGAACGCCAGGCCCCAGCCAGCAGCAGGAGATACCCGCTCCGCTGAAACGCTATTTCGACCAGAAGGGTCAGGGAGATACGCCCGGCAACGGCAGATCCCCCGTTTTTGAGGGGCTGGCTTCCGGCGTGATCATCGATGCGGCAAAAGGCTACGTGCTGACCAATAACCATGTCGTCAAAGGTGCGGATAAAATCAGCGTGCAGCTAAGCGACGGTCGCGAGTTTAGCGCAAGGCTTGTCGGCCGCGATGAACAAACCGATATCGCACTTATCCAGCTGAACGGGGCGAACAATCTGGCCCAGGTGACCATCGCCGATTCCGACCAGCTGAAGGTCGGGGATTTTACCGTTGCCATTGGCAATCCTTTTGGTCTGGGGCAAACCGCGACGTCGGGTATCGTTTCGGCGCTGGGGCGCAGCGGTTTAAATCTGGAAGGGCTGGAAAACTTTATCCAGACCGATGCGGCGATCAATCGGGGTAACTCCGGCGGCGCGCTGGTAGATCTGAAGGGTAGGCTTATCGGATTAAATACGGCGATTTTGGCCTCGAGCGGCGGCAATATCGGCATTGGCTTTGCCATTCCGAGCAATATGGCGATGAGCCTGGCGCAGCAGCTGATCCAGTTTGGCGAAATCAAACGCGGCCAGCTGGGCATTAAGGGCACCGCGATGACCGCCGATATGGCCAAAGCCTTTAACATTGATGTCCGGCAGGGGGCTTTCGTCAATGAAGTCTTGCCCCAGTCAGCCGCCGCTAAGGCCGGAATAAAAGCCGGAGATATCATTACCACCGTAGATGATAAGCAGATTACCAACTTTGCCGAACTGCGGGTCAAGATTGGTATCACTCCACCAGGTCAGGAAGTGAAGGTGGGGCTGGTGCGCGAAGGTAAACCACTGACCCTGAGCGTGAAGCTGGATAACAGCATTCAGACTAGCGTCAACATTGAGCTGGCGACGCCAGCGTTACAGGGGGTCATCCTGAGCGATGGCGCGGCGAAAAATGGCGCTAAAGGTGTCGTGGTGGATAACGTCGAGAAAAACGCGGCGGCAGCCCAGGTCGGCCTGCAAAAAGGCGATGTCATCACAGGGATTAACCGCGCCCCGGTGAAAAACCTGGTCGAATTGCGCAAAATACTGGCGACAAAACCTCTGCTGCTGGTGCTTAACGTTATGCGTGGCGATGAGAATATCTACCTGCTGTTGCAGTAA
- the yhcN gene encoding peroxide/acid stress response protein YhcN translates to MNIKTTIAALGVLSTLTFGASAAQLVNADQAKDLQSMGIVSVSGVAGAPMDIREALNDKAREKGANAYRVIENYQNGNWHATAELYK, encoded by the coding sequence ATGAACATCAAAACGACTATTGCTGCCTTAGGCGTGCTTTCTACCCTGACATTTGGCGCTTCTGCCGCTCAATTGGTCAACGCGGATCAGGCAAAGGATCTTCAATCGATGGGTATCGTCAGTGTGAGTGGCGTTGCGGGGGCACCGATGGATATCCGCGAGGCGCTGAATGATAAAGCTCGCGAGAAAGGCGCAAACGCCTACCGTGTTATCGAAAACTATCAAAACGGAAACTGGCACGCCACGGCCGAGCTTTATAAATAA
- the mdh gene encoding malate dehydrogenase: protein MKVTVLGAAGGIGQALALLLKTQLPAGSELSLYDIAPVTPGVAVDLSHIPTSVKIAGFSGEDATPALKGADVVLISAGVARKPGMDRSDLFNVNAGIVRNLIEQVAATCPKALIGIITNPVNTTVAIAAEVLKKAGVYDKNRLFGITTLDIIRANAFVAELKGKQPEEVNVPVIGGHSGVTILPLLSQVPGVSFNEQETASLTKRIQNAGTEVVEAKAGGGSATLSMGQAAARFGLALVRALKGESNVIECAYVEGEGEYARFFSQPLLLGKNGIVERRPVGELSAFEQHALSSMLDTLKKDITQGEEFVK, encoded by the coding sequence ATGAAAGTTACAGTTCTCGGTGCAGCAGGTGGTATTGGCCAGGCGCTTGCCCTGCTGCTAAAGACCCAGCTCCCGGCAGGTTCAGAACTCTCACTGTACGACATCGCACCCGTTACGCCAGGCGTCGCGGTTGACTTAAGCCACATACCGACCTCTGTCAAAATTGCAGGCTTCAGCGGTGAAGATGCCACCCCGGCGCTGAAAGGTGCTGACGTCGTACTGATTTCGGCCGGCGTGGCGCGTAAACCCGGCATGGATCGTTCCGATCTGTTTAACGTGAACGCCGGCATAGTGCGCAATCTGATTGAGCAGGTCGCTGCCACCTGCCCGAAAGCGCTGATCGGTATCATCACAAACCCGGTTAATACAACGGTGGCAATTGCTGCGGAAGTGCTTAAAAAAGCGGGAGTTTACGATAAAAACAGGCTGTTTGGCATTACCACCCTCGATATTATCCGCGCCAATGCGTTCGTCGCTGAATTGAAAGGTAAGCAGCCTGAAGAGGTCAACGTTCCGGTTATTGGCGGCCATTCTGGCGTGACGATCCTGCCGCTACTGTCCCAGGTTCCGGGGGTTAGCTTTAATGAGCAGGAAACGGCCAGCCTGACTAAACGTATTCAGAATGCGGGCACCGAAGTGGTGGAGGCGAAGGCCGGTGGCGGCTCAGCAACGCTGTCAATGGGCCAGGCGGCGGCTCGTTTTGGGCTGGCGCTGGTGCGTGCGCTCAAAGGTGAAAGCAATGTTATTGAATGTGCCTATGTTGAAGGCGAGGGAGAATATGCGCGTTTCTTCTCGCAGCCGCTGCTGTTGGGTAAGAACGGCATCGTTGAGCGTCGGCCTGTCGGCGAACTCAGCGCGTTTGAACAGCATGCGCTTTCCAGCATGTTGGATACGTTGAAAAAAGATATTACGCAGGGTGAAGAGTTCGTTAAATAA
- the rpsI gene encoding 30S ribosomal protein S9: MAENQNYGTGRRKSSSARVFIKPGSGNIVINQRSLEQYFGRETARMVVRQPLELLDMVGKFDLYITVKGGGISGQAGAIRHGITRALMEYDESLRGELRKAGFVTRDARQVERKKVGLRKARRRPQFSKR, encoded by the coding sequence ATGGCTGAGAATCAAAACTACGGCACTGGTCGCCGCAAAAGCTCTTCCGCACGCGTCTTTATTAAGCCGGGTAGCGGTAACATCGTTATCAACCAGCGTTCATTAGAACAGTACTTCGGTCGCGAAACTGCCCGCATGGTAGTTCGTCAGCCGCTGGAACTGCTGGACATGGTTGGTAAATTCGATCTGTACATCACCGTTAAAGGTGGTGGTATCTCTGGTCAGGCTGGTGCGATCCGTCACGGTATCACACGTGCTCTGATGGAGTATGACGAGTCACTGCGTGGCGAACTGCGTAAAGCAGGCTTCGTTACTCGCGATGCGCGTCAGGTTGAACGTAAGAAAGTCGGCCTGCGTAAAGCACGTCGTCGTCCACAGTTCTCCAAACGTTAA
- the sspA gene encoding stringent starvation protein SspA: protein MAVAANKRSVMTLFSGPTDIFSHQVRIVLAEKGVSVEIEQVETDNLPQDLIDLNPYRTVPTLVDRELTLYESRIIMEYLDERFPHPPLMPVYPVARGESRLMMHRVEQDWYSLMRKVENGTAQEAEAARKQLREELLAIAPLFSRTPFFMSEEFSLVDCYLAPLLWRLPQMGIELLGAGSKELKGYMTRVFERDSFLASLTEAEREMRLHTRG from the coding sequence ATGGCTGTCGCTGCCAACAAACGTTCGGTAATGACGCTGTTTTCTGGTCCGACTGACATTTTTAGCCATCAGGTGCGCATTGTGCTGGCTGAGAAAGGTGTGAGTGTCGAGATCGAGCAGGTTGAAACGGATAATCTGCCACAGGATCTGATTGACCTCAACCCATACCGTACCGTACCCACCCTCGTCGATCGCGAGCTGACGCTGTATGAATCGCGCATCATCATGGAATATCTGGACGAACGTTTTCCACACCCACCGTTGATGCCGGTCTACCCGGTTGCGCGTGGTGAAAGCCGCCTGATGATGCACCGCGTTGAGCAGGACTGGTACAGCCTGATGCGTAAAGTTGAAAACGGTACGGCACAGGAAGCGGAAGCCGCACGTAAGCAGCTGCGTGAAGAGCTGCTGGCAATTGCTCCGCTGTTTTCGCGTACGCCGTTCTTTATGAGCGAAGAGTTTAGCCTGGTTGATTGCTATCTGGCTCCGCTGCTGTGGCGCTTACCGCAAATGGGTATTGAGCTATTGGGTGCAGGCTCTAAAGAGCTGAAAGGCTATATGACTCGTGTCTTCGAGCGTGATTCCTTCCTTGCTTCCCTGACGGAAGCGGAACGTGAAATGCGCCTGCACACGCGGGGCTGA
- the yhcN gene encoding peroxide/acid stress response protein YhcN, whose protein sequence is MKTTFTIATLTLASVLSFAASAANLVNNDQVNSQNLQPIGSVSVSGILGVPSDIRHQLSQKADEQGASAYRIIEARNDGNYHATAELYK, encoded by the coding sequence ATGAAAACAACATTCACTATCGCGACCTTAACTCTTGCCTCCGTGCTGTCGTTCGCCGCTAGTGCGGCTAATCTGGTCAATAATGATCAGGTTAACAGTCAGAACCTACAGCCGATTGGCAGCGTGAGCGTAAGCGGCATCCTCGGAGTCCCTTCAGATATCCGTCATCAGCTTTCGCAAAAAGCCGACGAGCAGGGCGCATCGGCGTATCGAATCATTGAAGCGCGTAACGATGGCAACTACCACGCTACGGCTGAGCTTTATAAATAA
- the aaeB gene encoding p-hydroxybenzoic acid efflux pump subunit AaeB, with protein MPFYRLRFPVKLTFAILLALFIGFEFNLETPRWAVMTAAIVAGGTAFAAGGDPFSGALRHRGMLRIIGTFIGCIAALAIMIATIRAPVVMLLLCCIWAGICVWVSSLIKVENAYALGLAGYTALIIVVSLNASGSVLLAPQFAVERCSEIIIGIVCAILADMLFSPRSIKLDIDREIDSLLVDQYRLMQLCVAHVDKDEVDKCWAGLVRRTNALSGMRTHLMMEAGRWHKIDPRLRVLHTLSLTLITQACETFLIQNNHSDYVPPQFQLFFEKPVNNVADIHKRMKIMRRVISVSGSRNTPNTLSSWVVAASHYLLLMKGIHSNSRISRLEEEVLNADPVVKMRPAETRHALVNGVRTFVATAVGSLFWLWTGWTSGSGAMVMLAVITSLAMRMPNPLMVAKDFLYGMIVAIPLGSLYYMVVMPNTQQSMLLLCLALGAMAFISGILIQRRQIGTLGALVGTINILTLDNPMKFEVSAFLDNALGQAIGCFVALLVILLIRDTSKARVGRTVLNRFMYAAVSAMTTNTVRRKENHLPALYQQLFMLMNSFPGDIEKYRLALTLIIAHQRLRAADVPINSDLSAFHQQLRHTADRVISASSDEKRRDYFARLLAEFDVYQQKLQQYQAAQSVTEPVARLAMVLKKYQQTLIRV; from the coding sequence ATGCCGTTTTATCGTCTGCGCTTTCCGGTCAAACTCACCTTCGCTATTTTGCTGGCACTGTTTATCGGTTTTGAATTCAACCTGGAAACTCCGCGCTGGGCGGTGATGACCGCCGCGATTGTGGCGGGCGGTACCGCGTTTGCTGCCGGGGGCGATCCGTTCTCCGGCGCCCTGCGTCACCGTGGGATGTTACGTATCATCGGCACCTTTATTGGCTGTATCGCCGCGCTGGCGATCATGATTGCCACCATTCGTGCGCCGGTGGTCATGCTATTGCTGTGCTGCATCTGGGCCGGGATCTGCGTGTGGGTTTCTTCGCTGATCAAAGTTGAAAACGCCTATGCTCTCGGACTGGCTGGCTATACCGCTTTGATTATTGTGGTCAGCCTCAATGCCAGTGGCTCAGTGCTGCTGGCGCCACAGTTTGCCGTAGAGCGCTGTAGTGAAATCATCATCGGGATTGTTTGTGCGATCCTCGCCGATATGCTGTTTTCACCCCGTTCAATCAAGCTGGATATCGATCGCGAAATTGATTCGCTGCTGGTGGATCAGTACCGGCTGATGCAGCTGTGTGTGGCGCATGTCGATAAAGACGAGGTCGATAAATGCTGGGCCGGCCTGGTGCGTCGTACTAACGCACTCAGCGGAATGCGTACTCATTTGATGATGGAGGCTGGCCGCTGGCACAAAATCGATCCGCGTCTGCGGGTGCTCCATACTCTGTCACTGACGCTGATCACCCAGGCCTGTGAAACGTTTCTGATCCAGAATAACCATTCTGATTACGTTCCTCCCCAGTTCCAGCTGTTCTTTGAAAAGCCGGTAAATAACGTTGCCGATATTCATAAACGCATGAAAATCATGCGCCGGGTCATCTCCGTCAGCGGCAGCAGAAATACCCCAAACACCCTCAGTAGTTGGGTCGTCGCGGCCAGCCATTATCTGCTGTTGATGAAGGGTATCCACAGTAACAGCCGTATCAGCCGCCTGGAGGAAGAGGTGCTGAATGCCGATCCGGTGGTGAAGATGCGCCCGGCGGAAACACGGCATGCGCTGGTGAACGGCGTGCGTACCTTTGTGGCCACCGCGGTGGGATCGCTGTTCTGGCTGTGGACCGGATGGACGTCAGGCAGTGGGGCGATGGTGATGCTGGCCGTCATTACGTCACTGGCTATGCGTATGCCTAATCCGCTTATGGTTGCTAAAGATTTTCTCTACGGGATGATCGTCGCCATACCGCTAGGTTCGCTCTATTACATGGTAGTGATGCCCAATACCCAGCAAAGCATGCTGCTGTTATGTCTTGCCCTGGGGGCGATGGCATTTATCAGCGGGATACTGATCCAGCGGCGTCAAATCGGTACGTTAGGCGCGCTGGTTGGCACCATTAACATCCTGACGCTGGATAATCCGATGAAGTTCGAAGTCAGCGCGTTTCTGGATAATGCACTTGGCCAGGCGATAGGCTGTTTTGTTGCTTTGCTGGTCATTCTGCTGATCCGCGACACGTCTAAGGCGCGCGTTGGGCGCACCGTGCTCAATCGCTTTATGTATGCCGCCGTGTCGGCGATGACCACCAATACCGTGCGCCGCAAAGAGAATCACCTGCCCGCGCTCTATCAACAGCTGTTTATGCTGATGAACAGCTTTCCTGGCGATATTGAGAAGTACCGGCTGGCGCTGACGCTGATTATTGCACACCAGCGGCTGCGTGCCGCAGATGTGCCGATCAATTCCGATCTGTCTGCTTTCCATCAGCAGCTGCGCCACACCGCTGACCGCGTTATCTCTGCCAGCAGCGATGAGAAAAGGCGTGACTATTTTGCGCGTTTACTTGCCGAGTTCGACGTATATCAGCAGAAGCTGCAACAGTATCAGGCGGCGCAAAGCGTGACTGAACCCGTTGCGCGTTTGGCGATGGTGTTGAAGAAATATCAGCAAACGCTGATCCGGGTTTGA
- the aaeA gene encoding p-hydroxybenzoic acid efflux pump subunit AaeA, giving the protein MKTLTRKISRTVITLLLVIIAIVLIFRIWVFYTESPWTRDAKFTADVVAIAPDVSGLISEVRVRDNQLVQKDQVLFTIDPPRYQKALDEAQADVAYYQAVMGEKRREAARRNQLGVSAMSREAIEQANNDYQTTEHQLAKAVASRDLAQLDLERTVVKAPSAGWVTNLNVYTGEFITRGSTSVALVKQNSFYVLAYLEETKLEGIRPGYRVEITPLGSNQVLRGSVDSIAAGVTNSSSTVDSKGMATIDSNLEWVRLAQRVPVRIHLDSQPGNQYPSGTTATVVVTGAQDRKDNDMPPLMKLIHRLREFG; this is encoded by the coding sequence GTGAAAACGCTAACAAGAAAAATTTCCCGTACTGTCATTACTTTGCTGCTGGTGATTATCGCGATCGTGTTGATCTTCCGCATCTGGGTGTTTTACACCGAATCCCCGTGGACGCGTGATGCCAAATTTACCGCCGATGTGGTCGCGATTGCCCCCGATGTCAGCGGCCTGATTTCCGAAGTGCGCGTGCGCGACAACCAGCTGGTGCAGAAAGATCAGGTGCTGTTTACCATCGACCCGCCGCGCTATCAGAAAGCACTGGATGAGGCACAGGCCGATGTGGCCTATTACCAGGCGGTAATGGGCGAGAAACGCCGCGAGGCGGCCCGCCGCAATCAGCTTGGGGTCTCTGCCATGTCGCGTGAGGCTATCGAGCAGGCCAATAACGACTACCAAACCACGGAGCACCAGCTGGCCAAAGCCGTGGCTTCACGCGATCTGGCTCAGCTGGATCTGGAACGCACCGTGGTTAAAGCGCCGTCAGCAGGTTGGGTTACCAATCTGAATGTCTATACCGGCGAATTTATTACCCGCGGGTCAACGTCGGTGGCGCTGGTAAAACAGAATTCATTTTACGTGCTGGCCTATCTGGAAGAAACCAAGCTGGAGGGGATCCGTCCTGGCTATCGCGTCGAGATTACCCCATTGGGCAGCAATCAGGTGCTGCGCGGTTCAGTTGACAGCATTGCCGCCGGAGTCACCAACAGCAGCAGTACCGTTGACAGCAAAGGTATGGCGACCATTGATTCGAATCTGGAGTGGGTACGGCTGGCGCAACGCGTGCCGGTTCGCATTCATCTCGACAGCCAGCCGGGCAATCAGTATCCCTCGGGAACCACGGCAACCGTGGTAGTGACCGGTGCCCAGGATCGCAAGGATAACGATATGCCGCCGCTGATGAAGCTGATACATCGTCTGCGTGAGTTTGGTTGA
- the argR gene encoding transcriptional regulator ArgR, producing MRNSSKQEDLIKAFKALLKEEKFSSQGEIVNALQEEGFENINQSKVSRMLTKFGAVRTRNAKMEMVYCLPAELGVPTTTSPLKNLVLDIDFNDALVVIHTSPGAAQLIARLLDSLGKAEGILGTIAGDDTIFITPARSFTVKQLHDAILVLFEQEL from the coding sequence ATGCGTAATTCATCAAAACAAGAAGACTTGATTAAGGCTTTTAAAGCCTTGCTGAAAGAAGAAAAATTCAGCTCTCAGGGAGAAATTGTCAACGCCCTGCAGGAAGAGGGTTTTGAAAATATCAATCAGTCGAAAGTGTCACGTATGCTGACAAAATTCGGCGCCGTGCGTACGCGCAACGCAAAAATGGAAATGGTTTACTGCCTGCCAGCCGAACTCGGCGTGCCCACCACGACCAGCCCGCTGAAGAACCTGGTGTTAGATATCGACTTTAATGACGCACTGGTGGTTATCCATACCAGCCCTGGCGCAGCGCAGTTGATTGCTCGCCTGCTGGACTCACTGGGTAAAGCGGAAGGGATACTTGGCACCATTGCCGGGGATGACACCATCTTTATCACCCCGGCGCGTTCATTCACCGTTAAGCAACTGCATGATGCCATCCTGGTGCTGTTCGAACAGGAACTGTAG
- the zapE gene encoding cell division protein ZapE has protein sequence MQTMSPLALYQQALDNGEYQPDEVQHAAVTRLDGIYQALSHSSSPPAPASVGLFGKLHKLLGKPKTDVQAPVRGLYMWGGVGRGKTWLMDMFFRAIPGERKQRLHFHRFMLRVHQELTELQGHSDPLQIVADRFKAETDLLCFDEFFVSDITDAMLLGTLMEALFSRGITLVATSNIPPDNLYRNGLQRARFIPAIEMIKQHCEVMNVDAGIDYRLRTLTAAHLWIAPLGAETSEEMERMFVALAGRSPQAHEALEINHRQLPTLGVAEGVVAMSFTALCGEGRSQHDYIELSRRFHSVLLYDVPVMIYNTEDQARRFLALVDEFYERHVKLVVSAETSLFEIYQGTRLKFEYQRCVSRLQEMQSEEYLRLAHLP, from the coding sequence ATGCAAACGATGTCTCCACTGGCGCTGTATCAACAGGCGCTGGACAACGGTGAGTATCAGCCCGATGAGGTACAGCATGCCGCCGTCACGCGTTTAGACGGTATTTATCAGGCATTAAGTCATTCCAGCTCGCCGCCAGCTCCCGCCAGCGTCGGTCTGTTTGGCAAGCTGCATAAGCTGCTGGGAAAACCGAAAACCGATGTTCAGGCACCGGTACGCGGCCTGTATATGTGGGGTGGGGTGGGGCGCGGCAAGACCTGGCTTATGGATATGTTTTTCCGGGCGATACCCGGTGAGCGTAAACAGCGCCTGCACTTTCACCGTTTTATGCTGCGCGTGCATCAGGAGCTCACCGAGTTGCAGGGGCACAGCGATCCGCTACAAATTGTTGCCGATCGTTTTAAAGCCGAAACCGATCTGCTGTGCTTCGACGAGTTTTTTGTTTCTGACATCACCGATGCCATGCTGCTGGGGACCCTAATGGAAGCGTTGTTCAGTCGCGGCATTACGCTCGTGGCGACCTCAAATATTCCACCTGACAATCTTTATCGTAATGGCTTGCAGCGTGCGCGTTTTATCCCGGCGATAGAGATGATCAAGCAGCACTGCGAAGTGATGAATGTGGATGCCGGTATTGATTATCGTCTGCGCACGCTGACCGCCGCACATCTTTGGATCGCCCCGCTGGGTGCTGAAACGTCTGAAGAGATGGAAAGGATGTTTGTTGCGCTGGCGGGCAGGTCCCCTCAGGCGCATGAAGCGCTGGAGATCAATCATCGCCAGCTGCCCACGCTCGGTGTGGCTGAAGGGGTCGTGGCAATGAGCTTTACTGCTCTTTGTGGTGAAGGACGTAGCCAGCATGACTATATTGAGCTATCTCGCCGCTTTCATAGCGTATTGCTGTATGATGTGCCGGTGATGATTTACAACACCGAAGACCAGGCCCGGCGTTTTCTGGCGTTGGTAGATGAATTCTACGAGCGTCACGTTAAGCTGGTGGTCTCGGCGGAAACCTCACTTTTCGAAATTTATCAGGGCACGCGCCTGAAATTTGAATACCAGCGCTGCGTTTCGCGCCTGCAGGAGATGCAGAGCGAAGAGTATCTGCGCCTGGCGCATTTGCCCTGA
- the zapG gene encoding Z-ring associated protein ZapG: MTWEYALIGLVVGIIIGAVAMRFGNRKLREQHSLQYELEKSKAELADYHQELSNHFAHSAELLDNMARDYRQLYQHMAKGSHDLLPNLPGEKNPFAYQLTESEADNDQVPVQMPRDYPDSASGLLRGDRAVK, encoded by the coding sequence ATGACCTGGGAATACGCGCTCATTGGATTAGTCGTTGGGATTATTATCGGCGCAGTAGCAATGCGTTTTGGTAATCGAAAACTGCGCGAGCAACACAGCCTTCAGTATGAGCTGGAGAAAAGCAAAGCAGAACTGGCGGACTATCATCAGGAGCTGAGCAACCATTTTGCCCACAGCGCCGAGCTGTTGGATAATATGGCACGCGACTATCGCCAGCTGTACCAGCATATGGCAAAGGGATCCCATGATCTGCTGCCTAACCTGCCGGGGGAGAAGAACCCGTTTGCTTACCAGTTAACCGAGTCTGAAGCGGATAACGATCAGGTGCCGGTGCAGATGCCGCGTGATTACCCCGACAGCGCCTCTGGCCTGCTTCGTGGCGACCGCGCCGTTAAGTAA
- the degS gene encoding outer membrane-stress sensor serine endopeptidase DegS has translation MIPKLLRSAIFGLIIAGILLLAIPGLRLGSGLFSQTEDSSSQQPISYNPGVRRAAPAVVYVYNHNANGASDILGSGVIMDPRGYILTNKHVINAASQIIVNLQDGRSFEALLAGSDYVTDLAVLKINATNLPVIPINPSRIAHIGDLVMAIGNPYNIGQTVTQGIIGATGRVGLSPSRRQDFLQTDASINRGNSGGALINSLGELVGINTLSFDKSSNGETPEGLGFAIPTKLATKVMEKLIRDGRVIRGYIGITGQAIQHFSDPNNNMENMQGQGIAVTEVKPGSPAYTAGIQVNDVITRLNDVVAQSPQETMDQVAEIRPGTVITVEISRNEKKLTLPVTVQEYPEEEPSQ, from the coding sequence ATGATACCCAAACTCTTACGTTCAGCGATCTTCGGGCTAATAATAGCCGGCATACTTTTGTTAGCGATACCGGGTCTCAGACTCGGCAGCGGCCTGTTTTCGCAAACGGAGGACAGCAGCAGCCAGCAGCCGATCAGCTATAATCCGGGGGTACGCCGCGCCGCGCCAGCAGTGGTTTATGTCTATAATCACAACGCTAACGGTGCCAGCGATATCCTTGGCTCTGGCGTGATTATGGACCCACGCGGCTATATTCTGACCAATAAGCATGTGATCAACGCGGCCAGCCAGATTATTGTTAATCTTCAGGACGGGCGCTCCTTTGAAGCGCTTTTAGCCGGTTCTGACTACGTGACCGATTTGGCGGTGCTGAAGATTAATGCGACGAATCTGCCAGTGATCCCCATCAATCCGAGCCGTATTGCGCATATCGGCGACCTGGTGATGGCAATTGGTAACCCCTATAACATTGGCCAGACGGTAACCCAGGGGATTATTGGGGCAACCGGACGTGTCGGCCTTAGCCCCTCACGCCGCCAGGATTTTCTGCAAACCGATGCCTCGATCAATCGTGGTAACTCGGGCGGCGCGCTGATTAACTCGCTGGGTGAACTGGTGGGGATTAATACGCTGTCATTTGATAAAAGCAGCAATGGTGAAACGCCTGAAGGGCTGGGCTTTGCCATCCCTACCAAGCTGGCGACCAAAGTCATGGAAAAATTGATCCGTGATGGTCGGGTGATCCGTGGATATATCGGTATTACCGGACAGGCGATCCAGCACTTTAGCGACCCCAATAACAATATGGAAAACATGCAGGGTCAGGGTATTGCGGTGACGGAGGTCAAGCCTGGCAGCCCGGCCTATACAGCCGGTATACAGGTCAACGATGTTATCACGCGCCTGAATGACGTCGTGGCTCAGTCTCCGCAGGAAACGATGGATCAGGTGGCAGAAATACGCCCGGGAACGGTGATCACCGTTGAAATCAGTCGTAATGAGAAAAAGCTAACGCTTCCCGTCACGGTGCAGGAGTATCCCGAAGAGGAACCGAGTCAGTAG
- the rplM gene encoding 50S ribosomal protein L13, translated as MKTFTAKPESVQRDWYVVDATGKTLGRLATELARRLRGKHKAEYTPHVDTGDYIIVLNAEKVAVTGNKRSDKIYYHHTGHIGGIKQATFEEMIARRPERVIEIAVKGMLPKGPLGRAMYRKLKVYAGNEHNHAAQQPQVLDI; from the coding sequence ATGAAAACTTTTACAGCTAAGCCAGAATCGGTCCAACGTGACTGGTATGTTGTTGACGCAACAGGCAAAACATTAGGTCGTTTAGCGACTGAACTGGCTCGTCGCCTGCGCGGTAAGCACAAAGCGGAATACACTCCGCACGTCGATACTGGTGATTACATTATCGTTCTTAACGCTGAAAAAGTTGCCGTAACCGGTAACAAGCGTAGCGATAAGATCTATTACCATCACACCGGCCACATCGGTGGTATCAAGCAAGCGACCTTCGAAGAGATGATTGCTCGCCGTCCTGAACGCGTGATTGAAATCGCGGTTAAAGGCATGCTGCCAAAGGGCCCGCTGGGCCGTGCTATGTACCGTAAACTGAAAGTTTACGCGGGCAACGAGCACAACCATGCGGCACAGCAACCGCAAGTTCTTGACATTTAA